Proteins encoded by one window of Anaerosalibacter sp. Marseille-P3206:
- the secA gene encoding preprotein translocase subunit SecA, protein MKALFEKLFGSYSDRELKRLYPIVDEIDSLEGEYKALSDEELRGKTQEFKDRLSNGEELDNLIPEAFAVAREASSRVLGMRHFRVQLLGGIILHQGRIAEMKTGEGKTLVATLPAYLNALTGKGVHIITVNDYLAKRDKEWMGKIYEFLGLSVGCIVHDMDNEERKKAYNADITYGTNNEFGFDYLRDNMVIFKNEMVQRELNFAIVDEVDSILVDEARTPLIISGTGDKSTELYKVADGFVRGLKGRVLDPSETKTDPFNREIKEEVVDFVMDEKARSVTLTEKGTKKAESYFGIENLADPENMEIAHHVNQGLKARYLMKRDIDYVVKDGEVIIVDEFTGRLMYGRRYSDGLHQAIEAKEGLNVRSESKTLATITFQNYFRMYNKLSGMTGTAKTEEDEFKEIYGMDVVEIPTNKPVIREDHHDVIYKTEEAKFNAVVEEIKEKHAKGQPILVGTISIEKSEVLSKLLKKEKITHEVLNAKHHDKEAEIVAQAGRMGSVTIATNMAGRGTDIVLGGNSEYLSKAEMKKKGYSDHIISLVDSFAENDDPEIVEARKVYNSIHEKYKSETDSEHEKVISVGGLHIIGTERHESRRIDNQLRGRAGRQGDPGSTKFYISLEDDLMRLFGGERIIGIMENASMPDDEPLEHNLLTKSIERAQMKVEGNNFAIRKHVLQYDDVMNKQREVIYGERRKVLEGENLRDHIVSMIKRIIEDAITMYSQGSNYPEEWDLEGLEVYLGSIFLPKGYLTLERVKKYSDEELKEELIKLAEELYRNKETEIGEERFREIERVILLQVVDNKWMDHIDAMDQLRQGIGLRAYGQEDPVRAYQVEGFDMFEEMIKNIQIDTVRFLYHVEMPDKIERKRVAKVAGTNQNGEDVKQKPIVKGKKIGRNDPCPCGSGLKYKKCCGKDL, encoded by the coding sequence ATGAAAGCCTTATTTGAAAAGCTATTTGGCTCTTATAGCGATAGAGAACTTAAGAGACTCTACCCAATAGTGGATGAAATTGATTCACTAGAAGGTGAATATAAAGCACTTTCTGATGAAGAATTGAGAGGTAAGACTCAAGAATTCAAAGATAGACTTAGTAATGGTGAAGAATTAGACAATCTTATTCCTGAAGCTTTTGCAGTAGCGAGGGAAGCTTCTAGTAGAGTATTAGGTATGAGACATTTTAGAGTTCAATTACTTGGAGGCATAATACTTCATCAAGGAAGAATAGCTGAAATGAAAACAGGTGAAGGAAAGACACTGGTTGCTACACTTCCTGCTTATTTAAATGCCCTTACAGGAAAAGGTGTCCATATAATCACTGTTAATGATTACTTGGCAAAAAGAGACAAAGAGTGGATGGGAAAAATATACGAATTCTTAGGATTAAGTGTAGGCTGTATTGTACATGATATGGACAATGAGGAGAGAAAGAAAGCCTATAACGCAGATATTACCTATGGTACAAACAATGAATTTGGATTTGATTACCTAAGAGACAATATGGTTATATTTAAAAATGAAATGGTTCAAAGAGAACTAAATTTTGCCATAGTTGACGAGGTTGACAGTATATTAGTAGATGAAGCTAGAACACCTCTTATCATTTCAGGTACAGGAGACAAATCTACAGAATTATATAAGGTAGCAGATGGATTTGTAAGAGGACTTAAGGGAAGAGTGCTAGATCCTAGTGAAACAAAGACCGATCCATTTAATAGAGAAATAAAAGAAGAAGTCGTAGATTTTGTTATGGATGAAAAGGCAAGAAGTGTTACATTGACAGAGAAGGGAACTAAAAAAGCTGAAAGTTATTTTGGAATAGAAAATCTAGCTGATCCAGAAAATATGGAAATAGCACATCATGTAAATCAAGGATTGAAAGCTAGATATCTTATGAAGAGAGATATTGACTATGTTGTAAAAGATGGAGAAGTAATCATAGTAGATGAATTTACTGGAAGACTTATGTATGGCAGAAGATATAGTGATGGTCTACATCAAGCTATTGAAGCAAAGGAAGGGCTAAATGTAAGAAGTGAATCTAAGACATTGGCAACTATTACATTCCAAAACTACTTTAGAATGTACAATAAACTTTCTGGTATGACCGGTACAGCTAAAACAGAGGAAGATGAATTTAAGGAAATCTATGGTATGGATGTAGTGGAAATACCTACAAATAAACCTGTCATAAGAGAAGATCATCATGATGTGATTTATAAGACAGAAGAAGCTAAATTCAATGCTGTAGTAGAAGAGATAAAGGAAAAACATGCAAAGGGTCAACCTATATTAGTTGGAACTATATCTATAGAAAAATCAGAAGTTTTAAGTAAACTTCTTAAAAAAGAAAAAATTACTCATGAAGTATTAAATGCTAAACACCATGATAAAGAAGCTGAAATAGTTGCTCAAGCAGGTAGAATGGGCTCAGTGACTATTGCTACCAATATGGCTGGACGTGGTACTGATATTGTACTTGGAGGAAATTCAGAGTATCTTTCAAAGGCAGAAATGAAGAAAAAAGGCTATAGTGATCATATAATATCTCTTGTAGATAGTTTTGCTGAAAACGATGATCCAGAAATCGTAGAAGCTAGAAAGGTATACAATTCTATACATGAAAAGTATAAGAGTGAAACTGATAGTGAACATGAAAAGGTAATTTCAGTAGGAGGATTACACATAATAGGCACAGAACGACATGAGTCAAGAAGAATAGACAATCAGCTTAGGGGTCGTGCTGGTCGTCAAGGAGACCCAGGAAGTACAAAATTCTATATTTCCCTTGAAGATGATTTGATGCGTCTGTTTGGAGGAGAAAGAATAATTGGGATTATGGAAAATGCTAGTATGCCTGATGACGAACCACTAGAGCACAATCTTTTGACAAAATCTATAGAAAGAGCTCAAATGAAAGTTGAAGGGAATAACTTTGCAATAAGAAAACATGTACTCCAATATGATGATGTAATGAACAAACAAAGAGAAGTAATATATGGTGAAAGAAGAAAGGTACTAGAAGGAGAAAATTTAAGAGACCACATTGTTTCAATGATTAAGAGAATAATAGAAGATGCAATAACTATGTATTCTCAAGGAAGTAACTATCCTGAAGAATGGGATTTAGAAGGTCTTGAAGTTTATTTAGGCAGTATATTTTTACCAAAGGGATATTTAACTCTTGAAAGAGTTAAAAAATATTCTGATGAAGAACTTAAAGAAGAATTGATTAAGCTTGCAGAAGAATTGTATAGAAATAAAGAAACTGAAATTGGAGAAGAAAGATTTAGAGAAATCGAAAGAGTTATTTTACTTCAAGTAGTTGACAATAAGTGGATGGATCATATTGATGCTATGGATCAGTTGAGACAGGGAATTGGTCTTAGGGCCTATGGTCAAGAAGATCCAGTTAGAGCTTATCAAGTTGAAGGATTTGATATGTTTGAAGAGATGATTAAGAACATTCAAATTGATACTGTTCGCTTCTTGTATCATGTGGAGATGCCTGATAAGATCGAAAGAAAAAGAGTAGCTAAAGTAGCTGGAACTAATCAAAATGGTGAAGATGTAAAACAAAAACCAATAGTTAAAGGCAAAAAAATTGGAAGAAATGATCCTTGTCCATGTGGCAGTGGTTTGAAATATAAGAAATGCTGTGGAAAAGATTTATAA
- the hpf gene encoding ribosome hibernation-promoting factor, HPF/YfiA family, which produces MKMNITGKNMEITDALRDVTYKKMGKLDKYFDKDVLADVTFSVEKNRQIIEVTIDLPGTILRAEEYTDDMYVSIDRAVDVLERQIRKYKTKLQKRYQNTDTIRFENIQPLPQEQEKEEKPKIVKTKRFFMKPMHEEEALLQMELLGHNFFMFMNAETDEVNVVYKRKDGNYGLIEPEF; this is translated from the coding sequence ATGAAGATGAATATTACAGGTAAAAACATGGAGATTACAGATGCACTAAGAGATGTTACTTATAAGAAGATGGGTAAGCTTGACAAGTATTTTGATAAGGATGTATTAGCTGATGTAACTTTCAGTGTTGAAAAGAACAGACAGATTATCGAAGTTACCATAGACCTTCCTGGAACAATACTTAGAGCAGAAGAGTACACTGATGACATGTATGTTTCAATAGACAGAGCAGTAGATGTACTAGAAAGACAAATAAGAAAATACAAGACAAAACTTCAAAAGAGATATCAAAATACAGATACAATCAGATTTGAAAATATTCAACCACTACCTCAAGAACAAGAAAAAGAAGAAAAACCAAAAATCGTGAAAACTAAAAGATTTTTTATGAAACCAATGCACGAAGAGGAAGCATTATTACAGATGGAATTATTAGGACATAATTTCTTCATGTTTATGAATGCTGAAACAGATGAAGTAAATGTGGTATATAAGAGAAAAGATGGAAATTATGGCTTGATTGAACCAGAGTTTTAA
- the prfB gene encoding peptide chain release factor 2 (programmed frameshift): protein MEELYEYRDRIADMKQAIDELGVSLDLDNIKKRVKELDTLAIEKDFWDDQERAQKILQESKNLKDKVEYYEKLCEEVEDLEVLIDLVFEEEDYSMVGEVKNVFVRVNKNIQRLKLDTLLSGDYDKKNAILSIHSGAGGLEAQDWAEMLLRMYRRWAESKEFKVDTLDILPDTEGGIKSVTLRIGGFNAYGYLKAEKGVHRLVRISPFDSSGRRHTSFASVDVYPEIDDDNEIDINASDLKIDTYRSSGAGGQYVNTTDSAVRITHIPTGIVVQCQNERSQLSNKTTAMRMLKAKLIQLKEEEHKEKIEDLQGKYTQIAWGSQIRSYVFHPYNLVKDHRTNAEVGDINGVMDGDLDIFINEYLKQKALKN from the exons ATGGAAGAACTATATGAGTATAGAGATAGGATTGCTGATATGAAACAAGCAATAGATGAGCTGGGTGTTTCTCTT GACTTGGATAATATAAAAAAAAGAGTGAAAGAATTAGATACTTTGGCCATAGAAAAGGACTTTTGGGATGATCAAGAAAGAGCTCAAAAGATTCTTCAAGAATCGAAAAACTTAAAAGACAAGGTAGAATACTACGAGAAATTGTGTGAGGAAGTAGAAGACTTAGAAGTCTTAATAGATTTAGTCTTTGAAGAAGAAGATTACTCTATGGTAGGAGAAGTTAAAAATGTTTTTGTAAGAGTCAATAAAAATATTCAAAGGTTAAAATTAGATACTCTATTGAGTGGAGACTATGACAAGAAAAATGCAATTCTTTCAATTCACTCAGGTGCAGGAGGATTGGAAGCACAAGACTGGGCAGAAATGCTTTTAAGAATGTATAGACGTTGGGCAGAAAGTAAGGAATTTAAGGTAGATACCTTAGATATTTTACCTGATACAGAGGGAGGCATAAAGAGTGTCACTCTTCGTATAGGAGGGTTTAATGCCTATGGGTATTTGAAAGCAGAAAAAGGAGTTCATAGATTGGTTAGAATATCACCTTTTGATTCATCTGGGAGAAGGCATACTTCATTTGCCAGTGTAGATGTATATCCTGAAATAGATGATGATAATGAGATAGATATAAATGCAAGTGATTTAAAAATAGACACTTATAGGTCTAGTGGTGCTGGAGGTCAGTATGTAAACACCACTGACTCAGCTGTTAGAATAACCCATATTCCAACTGGGATTGTTGTTCAATGTCAAAACGAAAGATCTCAGCTTAGTAACAAGACAACTGCAATGAGAATGTTAAAGGCAAAGCTTATACAGCTTAAAGAAGAAGAACACAAGGAAAAAATCGAAGACTTACAAGGGAAGTATACCCAAATTGCTTGGGGTTCTCAAATTAGATCCTATGTATTTCATCCTTATAATCTAGTTAAAGACCATAGGACTAATGCAGAAGTTGGAGATATAAATGGAGTAATGGATGGAGATTTAGATATTTTCATAAATGAATATTTAAAACAAAAAGCCCTTAAAAATTAA